The Cloacibacterium caeni region ATTTCCATTAATAGAATGGGCTTCTATTCCGTAGCCAATTCCTTTGTCTGCGAATGATTTGCATCTAAACTGTTCACGAGAAGGTGTAGAAAGTCCCCACTGATTATTTTCAACGACGATGATGACAGGCAAATTCCAAACTGCAGCGGTATTTACAGCTTCGTGGAAATCACCTTCAGAAGCGCCACCATCACCAGTGTAAACCAGTGTGCATTTTTCTTCTTGATTTAATAAATGAGAAAGAGCAATTCCGTCTGCAACTCCCATTTGCGAACCCAAATGAGAAATCATTCCCACAATTTTGAATTCCTGAGTTCCAAAATGAAAACTTCTGTCTCTTCCTTTGGTGAAACCATTCATTTTTCCTTGAAACTGAGAAAAAAGTCTATCCAATGGAATTTCCCTTGAAGTAAAAACACCTAAATTTCTATGCATGGTCAAGATGTATTCTTCTTTGTTCATCGCAAGAGCAGAACCTACAGAAGTGGCTTCTTGTCCCCAACTAGAAAACCATTTCGAAATTTTACCTTGGCGCAAAGCAATGAGCATTTTTTCCTCTATGGTTCTGGGTAAAACCATTGCTTTATAAAGGTGGAGTAGTGTTTCTTTATCAAGATTTTCGGTGTTGAAACTCATAAGGAATGTTTAAACTCAAAAATAATCAAATGTGATGAGAGCAACAATTTATAAATTGCCAAATTTTTAATAAAGTCTAGATAAATTATCTATTTGTGAAATGAAAAGCATAAAAAAACGCTCTCAAAATTTTGAGAGCGTTCTTAATATTTATAAGTCTGAATTTTAAGCTTCAGTGTTTGCTTCTTCAGTTGCTACATCAGAAACAACTTCGAATTCATATTCGTATTCTACGTTTCTGTGTGGTCTTACTTTAGCAGAGAATTTACCAGTTCTCTTGATTGTATTACCAGGGATTTTGATGTATTTTTTATCAACTTCTACACCAGCTTTAGCAAGAGCTTCTGCTAAGTTTGCATTATTGATAGAACCGAAAAGTTTATCACCTGTACCAGCTTTAGCAGTAATAGTAACAGGAGTAGCTTTTAGTTTTTCAACAATTGCAGTAGCTGCAGCTACTAATTTAGCTTCTTCTTCTTTTCTAGCTTCTAAAGTAGCTTCTAGAGCTGCTTTGTTTTTAGGAGTAGCAAGAAGTGCAAAACCTTGAGGAATTAAGAAATTTCTAGCATAACCAGGTTTTACGTTTACAGTATCAAACTCAAGACCTAAGTTTTCTACGTCTTTTTTTAGGATAATTTCCATGTTGTTGTCCTTTTTTTAATTAAAAAGTTAGGTTTAGAATAGACTAAAACCAACAATTTATTTTTGTTAAATAATTATTTTAATAAATCTGCTACGTAAGGCATTAAAGCTAAGTGTCTAGCTCTTTTGATAGCTGCAGAAACTTTTCTCTGATATTTAAGAGAAGTACCTGTGTATCTTCTTGGTAAGATTTTACCTTGTTCGTTTACAAATTGTAATAAGAAATCAGCATCTTTATAATCTACGTGCTTAATTCCGAATTTTTTGAATCTACAATATTTTTTTTCAGATTTTGTAGTAATATCTAGTGGAGTAAGAAATTTTACTTCAGATTCACCGCCTGCTGAGGCTTGTTTTGCCATTTCGTCGATTGCCATTTTTTTAAATTTTTAAGGGTTAGAAATTAAGCTTTAGAAGTTTTTAACTTAGCTCTTCTTGTTACAGCATATTCTACTGCATGTTTGTCAAGCTTAGTTGTTAAGTAACGGATAACTCTCTCGTCACGTTTGAAAGCAGTTTCAAGACCTGCTACTACAGTACCTTCACCTTTGAATTCGATCAAAGTGTAGAATCCATTCTTTTTTAATTGAATAGGATAAGCTAATTTTTTAAGACCCCAGTTTTCTCTGGTAACGATTTCGCAATTGTGCTCTTTCAAAAAGTCTTCGAATTTTTTTACTGCTTCCTCCACCTGTGCGTCAGATAGAACGGGAGTTAAAATGAAAACAGTTTCGTAATTGTTCATAATGTTAAAAATATTTGTTAATTATTTCGAGGTGCAAAATTAGTGAAACTTTTTAAAGTACACAATATTAATGCAGTAATTTGTTTGAAGTGGTTTGAAATAGTTTGATTATTAGTTGCAATTTTGAACTTCTAACCTCCAACTTTTTACTTCGTACTTTTTACTTCCAACTTCGTACTTCTAGTTTATTTTGCTAGATTTTCTATTCCTTCTTTGTCTAGGCGGAAAACCGTCCATTCATCCATTGGTTTTGCGCCAAGAGATTTATAGAATTCTATGGAAGGTGTGTTCCAATCTAGAACGCTCCACTCTAATCTGCCACAATTTCTTTCTTTGGCGATTTTTGCCAATTCTACTAAAAGTGCTTTTCCATAACCTTTTCCTCGCATTTCTGGTTCTACAAAAAGGTCTTCTAAATAAATACCAGGTTTGCCAACAAACGTAGAAAAATTGTGAAAATAAAGTGCAAAACCAACAGGTTTTTCGTCTTCCTCGGCAATGATTACCTCGGCGTAATTTTTTTCAAAAATATTGGTGCGGAGTTCTTCTACAGTGGTGATTACATCGTTTTCAAGTTTTTCATAAACAGCGAGTTTGTAAATTAAATTGAAGATGGTTGGTGTATCTTCTGGTGTTGCTTTTCGGATTTGGAAGTTGGACATGATTTAAAAATTGTTTTTTAAAAAATTAATTATTTGATTGAAATTTATTTTATTAAATGTTTTTTTATTACTGATTATTAATTCATTATTGAAAATTTCGATGGTGAAATTTTCTTTCTTAGGAATTGAATTAAAATTTTTTCTGACTTCTGAATTTAGAAATTGTTTTGCGTTGTTTTCATTATCTGCAAGAACAAAGAATCTATTACTAAATTCTTTGTCATCTTTGAAATCTATTTCTGTTTTAATCAATATTTCTAAGATTTTATCAAAAACATTTTCTTCACGAATCAATATTCTTCCATAATCTTTCTCTAGCATTTTAATTCCTAATATTTGATTTTCGTTATGTATAGAATCTCCGTGTCTTCCGCCAATGAAATGATGTTCAATATTGATGATTAGGACTTGAAATTGAGAATTAAAATTAATTGAGCAAAGTATTTTTATATCTGAGTAATGTGAAAATGTTTCAAATTTTTTAAAATCAAGAGTAGGATTGTTATCAAAAGATAGAATGTGCTCATCAGAAAGTTCAGTAATTATTTCTTGTAATGTTTTTTCTTCTTGTTGAGTTATTAGATAATGATATGGTTTTTGATAGATGTTCATTGGTTGTTTTTTTCAAAAATAGTAATTTTTTGACGAAAACGTAACTAGCCCCGATTGTAGCGGCATCCTTTTTCTTGAAAAGGAATAAGCTAGGGCAAGAAAAAGATATAGCGAAAAGCGGGAAATAGCTACAAAAAAAACCTCCGAAAAATTTCGAAGGTTTAGTTTTATAAATGGATTGCTTTGCTTCGTTCCTCGCAATGAAGGTGTAAAATTAAATTTCTGTATTCATATCCCAATTTTGGAGATAATCGTGTACGTGTTTTAGGAACATTCCGCCCAAGCTTCCGTCCACAACTCGATGGTCGTAAGAATGACTCATAAACATCAGTTGACGAATCGCGATTACGTCTCCGTCTGTGGTTTCTAAAACTGCTGGTTTTTTTACAATGGCGCCAATTGCCAAAATCGCCACTTGCGGCTGTGGGATGATAGGAGTTCCCATTAAATTTCCGAAACTTCCAATGTTAGAAATGGTGTAAGTAGCACCTTGCGTATCTTCTGGTTTCAGTTTTTTGTTTCTTGCTCTGTACGCTAAATCGTTAATTGCTTTTGCTAAACCTGAAAGCGAAAGTTGGTCTGCATTTTTAATGACAGGAACAATGAGATTTCCGTCTGGTAAAGCAGTTGCCATACCAATATTAATGTTTTTCTTTTTGATGATTTTGTCACCATCGACTGAAATGTTAATTAATGGAAAATCTTGAATGGCTTTTACTACCGCTTTTACAAAAATTGGCATAAAAGTAAGTTTTTGACCTTCTCTTTTTTCGAAGGCGTCTTTGTGTTTTGCTCTCCATTTTACAACGTTTGTTACGTCTGTTTCTATGAAAGAAGTAACGTGCGGTGAAGTTCTCTTAGAATTAACCATAGCATCTGCAATGATTTTTCTTACTCTATCCATTGGGATAATTTCGTCACCTTCATTTGTAGAAAGTGGGAGAGTTGGAGTGGGAGAATTGGAGAGTTGGAGAGATGGAGAAATTTCCTCAACCTTTACCTTTGCCTCAACCTTTTCATCACTTCTATTTTTTACAAAAGCCAAAATGTCTTCTTTGGTAATTCTGCCTTCTAAACCAGAACCTTTAATGGTTTTAAGTTCTGCTTCAGAGATGTTTTCTTCTTGAGCAATAGATTTTACGAGTGGAGAAAGATATGCATCTTCCGAAAATTCTTGAGGAGTAGAAGTGGTAGCTAAAGGTTTTTCTAATTCTTTTACTACTTCTGCAGCAGGAACTTCAGTTTTAGGCTCTTCTGCTTTCGGAGTTTCTGCAACTGGTGCAGCTTCTCCTTCTCCTGCTGTTCTATTGAGCGGAGTCGAAATGTCTAAAATAGCGATTGCTTCACCAATTTTAGCAACTTCGTCTTTATGTTTTAAAATTTTTACAATTTTCCCAGAAACTGGTGTAGGAACATCAGAGTCTACTTTGTCGGTAGCAATTTCTACAACAGAATCATCTTCATTTACGGTGTCGCCTTCATTGTATAACCAACTGATAATAGTAGCTTCCATCACGCCTTCTCCCATGCTTGGAAGGATTAATTTGTATTCTGCCATTTTACTTTTTGAATTTTCACAAAGATAAAAATTTTTTGGAATTACGAATTAATAAAAATTAGATACTTTTTTTATGAATTTTCTAATGGGAAAATTTTAGGATTCTGAGAAACTTTCAGAAATTTATTTCTGATGTGCTTTTAAAAATCAATACTTTTGTTTTAGAAATTACAGTCAGTTATGAATTTACACATTGTAGCATTATTCAGATTCAAAGAAAATCATCTTTTTGATGCGATAGAACTATTAAAAAAGTTAGTAATAGAAACCAGAAAAGAAGAAGGTTGCTTGCAATATGATTTGGTAGAAGACCGAGAAAATAAAGGTACTTTTTTCTTAATTGAACTTTGGGAAACTGAAGAACATCATCATTTACATGCAGGAACGGAGCATCTTTTTACTTTTAGACAAAACGCAGCTCCGCTGATGGAATCTCAAACGGAGGTTTACAGAGGAACGAAAATTTTTTAAAAAGAAAAAGCGAAACTTAAAAAAGTTCCGCTTCGAAAACATCTTGAAAATGTTTCTTTATTTTTTCTTTTACTTCTTCCACTTCTGTCGTTGTAAATTCTCTTTCTAGTTCACGTTTTAGAGAAGTAACGGCTTTGTCCTTAATTCCGCAAGGAATAATGTATTCGAAATATCGTAAGTCTGTATTGATATTGATGGCAAAACCGTGCATAGTCACCCATTTTGAAGTTTTAACGCCCAATGCACAAATTTTTCTAGCATAAGGTTTTCCTACATCTAACCAGACTCCAGTTTCGCCCACACTTCTTTCGCCTTTTAAACCATATTCTGCAATGGTTCTGATGATTACTTCTTCCAGATTTCTCATATATAAATGAATATCTGATTTGAAGTTGTCTAAATCCAAAATCGGATACCCTACAAGTTGACCAAAACCATGATAGGTAATGTCTCCACCGCGATTGGTTTTTACGAAAGTAGCGTCTATTTCTTTCAGTTTGCTCTCATTAGCTAGCATATTGTGCTCATCACCAGATTTTCCTAAAGTGTAAACATGTGGGTGTTCTACAAACAGTAAATAATTAGGAGTAGTTTCGGGTTCTTGGTCTTCGTTTTCTCTGTTTTTGATTTTAATGGCAATGATTTCATCCATTAAAGATTGTTGATATTCAAAAGCCTCAAGATAATTTTTAAGACCCAGTTCTTCGAATTTTATTTTTTTGTTTTGTGAAGCGTTCATTTCTAATTTTTGGTTCACAAAAATAAGTTTTTTTTAATAATTATGCTTTGAATAAATTTTAAAAAAATATGATATGATTTTTAGCATTTTGAAAAAAGAGAAGGCTTTATTCACTAAATTTGAAAAAATTAAAATAAATAAAATATTATATCTATGAAAAGAGTAATTTTAACACTAGCTTTCGGTGCATTAGTAGCGGTTTCTTGTTCTAAAAAAGAAGAGCCAGTAAAAGAAACCAATGTAATGTTGCCAGAACCTACAGAACAAACTGCTGCTACAGCTGCTGCAACTCCTGAAGAAGAAGGTAAAGCATTAATCGCAGGTTCAGATTGTCTTACTTGTCACAAAGAAGATGCTAAATTAGTAGGCCCTTCTTATCAAGAAGTAGCGGCAAAATATACTGAAGCAGATATTGATATGTTAGCAGATAAAATCATTAACGGTGGTAGTGGAGTTTGGGGAGAAGTTCCTATGTCTGCTCACGCTGGAATGGATAAAGAAAATGCTAAAAAAATGGTGAAATATATTCTTACCTTAAAAAAATAAACAATTGTACCAATTGTGATTTTAACAGAAGGCAACCTTTTTGGGTTGCTTTTTTCTTGACCAAGCTAATTTTTAAGAAATTTAAAAATTCGTAAAAAAATCCTTATTTTTGCAATTCCAAAAAATTGAAAAACAATGTCTTTATCAGAACAGGAAATCATCAGAAGAGAGAAATTACAGAAACTGACCGAAATGGGAATAAACGCATTCCCAGCAGATGAATATAAAATTACGGATACTACTAAGTCTATCAAGAACGATTTTGCTGAAGGAAAAAAAGTGAAAATCGCAGGTAGATTAATGTCTAGAAGAATTCAAGGGAAGGCTTCTTTCGCAGAATTACAGGATTCTGAAGGCAGAATTCAGGTGTATTTTAATCGTGATGAAATCTGTACTGGCGAAGATAAAACGCTTTATAATGAAGTTTATAAACATCTTTTAGATATTGGTGATATCATCGGTGTAGAAGGAGAATTGTTTAAAACTCAAGTGGGAGAAATGACGGTAATGGTGAAAAACTTTACGTTATTAACCAAAGCACTTCGTCCGCTTCCTCAACCTAGAACTGATGAAAATGGAGTAATTCATGATGCTTTTAATGACCCAGAACTTAGATACAGACAGCGTTATGTAGATTTGACGGTGAATCCTCACGTAAAAGAAATTTTCGTAAAGAGAACCAAGTTGTTCAATGCAATGCGTGAGTTTTTCAATAATGCCGGTTATTTCGAAGTTGAAACGCCTATTTTGCAGGCAATTCCTGGTGGAGCTGCTGCAAGACCTTTCATTACGCATCATAATGCACTAGATATTCCATTGTACATGAGAATTGCAAACGAATTATATCTGAAAAGATTAATCGTAGGTGGTTTTGATGGGGTTTATGAATTTTCTAAAAATTTCCGTAACGAAGGAATGGATAGAACGCACAATCCAGAGTTTACCGCGATGGAAATTTATGTGGCGTACAAAGATTACAACTGGATGATGGATTTCACTGAGAAATTGTTAGAATTCTGTGCGGTTTCTGTTAACGGAACTCCAGAATCTCAGTTTGGTGAACATACCATCAATTGGAAAGCTCCATATCCAAGAGTTTCGATGACGGAAGCGATTCAGAAATTCACGGGTTTTGATATTACTGGAAAAAACGAAGATGAATTGCGTGATTTTGCAAAATCTATCGGGATTGAAGTAGATGAAACGATGGGTAAAGGAAAATTAATTGATGAGATTTTCGGAGAAAAATGCGAAGGAAACTTTATTCAGCCAACTTTCATTACCGATTATCCAATCGAAATGTCGCCTTTAACTAAAAAACACAGAAGCAAAGAAGGTCTTACCGAACGTTTTGAATTAATGGTTTGTGGTAAAGAAATTGCCAATGCATATTCAGAGTTGAATGATCCAATTGATCAAAGAGAACGTTTCGAGTCTCAAATGGCGCTTTCTGAGCGTGGTGATGACGAGGCAATGTTCATAGACCAAGATTTCTTAAGAGCGTTAGAATATGGAATGCCACCAACTTCAGGTTTGGGAATTGGTATGGATAGATTAATTATGTTCTTGACCAATAATGCATCTATTCAAGAAGTATTGTTCTTTCCGCAAATGAGACCAGAAAAAGCGGTTCCAAAAGTAGAATTGAATGAAGATGATAAAATTATCATTGAGATTTTAGAAAAAAATGGAGGTGAAATGAGTTTAGCTGAGGTAAAAACGCAATCTCAATTTTCAGGAAAAAAATGGGACAAAACCTCTAAAAACCTTACCAAACTGAATGTAGTGAAAGTAGAGAAAACAGATGATGATTTGTTAATGAAATTAGTGTAAAACTATATAAATACAATTGATAAAAGCGGACTTTAGTTCGCTTTTTTATTTGGGGGAAATTGAATGAACTTTGCAAGGGAATTTTGTGTTAATGTTGATAACTTTTTATGATTTTTAAAGCCGTTTTTTCTTTCATATCTCACTAATTTTTACGATATTTGTAAGTCTTTGAAAAAAGAAAAATTTCAAAAAAAATAATATTAATTTTAATTTGCTGAAGGCAAAAAGCTGAAAGCAGAGAGCAAAAAATATGAGTCAAAAACAATATACAGCAGACAGTATTCAGGCATTAGAAGGAATAGAACACGTACGTCTTAGACCTTCTATGTACATTGGTGATGTAGGTGTTAGAGGTTTGCATCACTTGGTTTATGAGGTAGTTGATAACTCTATTGACGAAGCTTTGGCAGGTCATTGTGATACCATTGCAGTAACCATCCACGAAGGAGACGGAATTTCTGTAAAAGATAATGGTAGAGGTATTCCTGTAGACTTTCACCAAAAAGAACAAAAATCTGCGCTAGAAGTAGTAATGACCAAAATTGGTGCAGGTGGTAAGTTTGACAAAGATTCTTACAAAGTTTCTGGTGGTCTTCACGGAGTTGGGGTTTCTTGTGTGAACGCACTTTCTACTTCACTTATCGCTACTGTTTCTAGAAACGGAAAATTATACCAACAAAAATATTCTCAAGGAAAAGCATTAGCAGATGTACAAGAAATAGGCACTTCTACTTCTACAGGAACTGAAGTTTTCTTTCAACCAGATGGAAGCATTTTCCAAGAATTGGTGTACAATTATGATACTTTAGCTGCTAGATTAAGAGAATTGGCGTTCCTCAATAAAGGAATTACTATTACTTTAACAGACGAAAGAAGAAAAAATGAAGATGGAAGTTTCCCAACTGAAACGTTCCATTCAGAAGGTGGTCTTAAAGAGTTTGTTGCCTACATTGATGGAAACCGTGAATCAATCATGGAACACGTAATCTTCATGGAAGGAGAACGTGATGATATTCCAGTAGAAGTAGCGATGCGTTACAATACTTCATTCAACGAGAATTTACACTCTTATGTAAATAATATTAATACGCACGAAGGTGGAACGCATTTAGCAGGTTTCAGAAGAGCTCTTACTAGAACTTTAAAGAAATATGCTGATGAACTAGGTCTTCCTGCAAAAGAAAAAGTAGAAATTACGGGTGATGACTTTAGAGAAGGTCTTACAGCGATTATCTCAGTAAAAGTAATGGAGCCTCAGTTCGAAGGGCAAACCAAAACCAAATTAGGAAACTCAGAAGTTTCTGGTGCTGTAGATAAAATTGTAGGCGAAATGCTTACCAATTTCTTAGAAGAAAACCCTAATGAAGCGAAGCAAATCGTACAAAAAGTAGTTCTAGCTGCAAAAGCAAGACAAGCTGCGAAAAAAGCTCGTGAAATGGTTCAGAGAAAATCTCCAATGGGAGGTTCTGGTTTACCAGGAAAATTATCTGACTGTTCTTCTAAAGATCCAGAAATTTCAGAAATATTCTTAGTAGAGGGAGATTCTGCAGGTGGAACTGCTAAACAAGGTAGAGATAGACATTTCCAAGCGATTCTTCCATTGAGAGGTAAAATCTTGAACGTAGAAAAATCTATGCTTCACAAAGTATATGATAATGACGATATCAAGAATATTTATACTGCACTTGGTGTTTCTGTAGGAACTGAAGAAGATTCTAAAGCTTTGAATTTGGCAAAACTAAGATATCACAAAATCGTAATCATGACCGATGCTGATATTGATGGTTCCCACATTTCTACGTTGATTCTTACGTTCTTCTTTAGATATATGAAAGAACTGATCGAGCAAGGATACATTTACATTGCACAACCTCCTTTATATTTATTGAAAAAAGGAAACAAAAAAATGTATGCTTACAACGAGAAAGAAAGAGAAGCAAAAACATTAGAAATGGCTCCAGATGGAAAAGGAGTAGAAGTACAGCGTTACAAAGGTCTTGGGGAAATGAACCCAGAACAGTTATGGGAAACGACTTTAAATCCTGAAAACAGAATCTTAAAACAAGTAACCATAGAAAGCCTTGCAGAAGCAGATAACGTATTCTCTATGTTAATGGGCGACGAAGTGCCACCAAGAAGAGAATTCATCGAGAAGAATGCAATCTATGCAAATATTGACGCTTAAAATCAATATTTTATCAATAAATTCAAAACCGTTCAATCTTTGGACGGTTTTTTGCTATATTTAAGTTCACAAATATGAATTCCATGAAAACCGTTTTTCTAGCTTTAGCTACTGCTTTCGTACTCTTTTCTTGCAGCCCAAAAACCACTGGAAATAAAGGAATTATTCCAGAAAATTCCAATGAATTGGCTTCTGAAAATTTACCTTTTGCAGTAGATTCTCTTCAATTGCAAGATTCTATTTCTGTAGCAAAAACTTTGAAATTAAGAACTTCTTCTACCATTTTGTTATTTCCTACGCTTCATAATAAAACTTTGTTAGACAGCATTTATAGTCCATCAGGAATCAGATTAGA contains the following coding sequences:
- a CDS encoding GNAT family N-acetyltransferase; the encoded protein is MSNFQIRKATPEDTPTIFNLIYKLAVYEKLENDVITTVEELRTNIFEKNYAEVIIAEEDEKPVGFALYFHNFSTFVGKPGIYLEDLFVEPEMRGKGYGKALLVELAKIAKERNCGRLEWSVLDWNTPSIEFYKSLGAKPMDEWTVFRLDKEGIENLAK
- the gyrB gene encoding DNA topoisomerase (ATP-hydrolyzing) subunit B encodes the protein MSQKQYTADSIQALEGIEHVRLRPSMYIGDVGVRGLHHLVYEVVDNSIDEALAGHCDTIAVTIHEGDGISVKDNGRGIPVDFHQKEQKSALEVVMTKIGAGGKFDKDSYKVSGGLHGVGVSCVNALSTSLIATVSRNGKLYQQKYSQGKALADVQEIGTSTSTGTEVFFQPDGSIFQELVYNYDTLAARLRELAFLNKGITITLTDERRKNEDGSFPTETFHSEGGLKEFVAYIDGNRESIMEHVIFMEGERDDIPVEVAMRYNTSFNENLHSYVNNINTHEGGTHLAGFRRALTRTLKKYADELGLPAKEKVEITGDDFREGLTAIISVKVMEPQFEGQTKTKLGNSEVSGAVDKIVGEMLTNFLEENPNEAKQIVQKVVLAAKARQAAKKAREMVQRKSPMGGSGLPGKLSDCSSKDPEISEIFLVEGDSAGGTAKQGRDRHFQAILPLRGKILNVEKSMLHKVYDNDDIKNIYTALGVSVGTEEDSKALNLAKLRYHKIVIMTDADIDGSHISTLILTFFFRYMKELIEQGYIYIAQPPLYLLKKGNKKMYAYNEKEREAKTLEMAPDGKGVEVQRYKGLGEMNPEQLWETTLNPENRILKQVTIESLAEADNVFSMLMGDEVPPRREFIEKNAIYANIDA
- a CDS encoding putative quinol monooxygenase, which encodes MNLHIVALFRFKENHLFDAIELLKKLVIETRKEEGCLQYDLVEDRENKGTFFLIELWETEEHHHLHAGTEHLFTFRQNAAPLMESQTEVYRGTKIF
- the rpsF gene encoding 30S ribosomal protein S6, translated to MNNYETVFILTPVLSDAQVEEAVKKFEDFLKEHNCEIVTRENWGLKKLAYPIQLKKNGFYTLIEFKGEGTVVAGLETAFKRDERVIRYLTTKLDKHAVEYAVTRRAKLKTSKA
- a CDS encoding dihydrolipoamide acetyltransferase family protein: MAEYKLILPSMGEGVMEATIISWLYNEGDTVNEDDSVVEIATDKVDSDVPTPVSGKIVKILKHKDEVAKIGEAIAILDISTPLNRTAGEGEAAPVAETPKAEEPKTEVPAAEVVKELEKPLATTSTPQEFSEDAYLSPLVKSIAQEENISEAELKTIKGSGLEGRITKEDILAFVKNRSDEKVEAKVKVEEISPSLQLSNSPTPTLPLSTNEGDEIIPMDRVRKIIADAMVNSKRTSPHVTSFIETDVTNVVKWRAKHKDAFEKREGQKLTFMPIFVKAVVKAIQDFPLINISVDGDKIIKKKNINIGMATALPDGNLIVPVIKNADQLSLSGLAKAINDLAYRARNKKLKPEDTQGATYTISNIGSFGNLMGTPIIPQPQVAILAIGAIVKKPAVLETTDGDVIAIRQLMFMSHSYDHRVVDGSLGGMFLKHVHDYLQNWDMNTEI
- the rpsR gene encoding 30S ribosomal protein S18, with the protein product MAIDEMAKQASAGGESEVKFLTPLDITTKSEKKYCRFKKFGIKHVDYKDADFLLQFVNEQGKILPRRYTGTSLKYQRKVSAAIKRARHLALMPYVADLLK
- a CDS encoding c-type cytochrome, with amino-acid sequence MKRVILTLAFGALVAVSCSKKEEPVKETNVMLPEPTEQTAATAAATPEEEGKALIAGSDCLTCHKEDAKLVGPSYQEVAAKYTEADIDMLADKIINGGSGVWGEVPMSAHAGMDKENAKKMVKYILTLKK
- the rplI gene encoding 50S ribosomal protein L9, with the translated sequence MEIILKKDVENLGLEFDTVNVKPGYARNFLIPQGFALLATPKNKAALEATLEARKEEEAKLVAAATAIVEKLKATPVTITAKAGTGDKLFGSINNANLAEALAKAGVEVDKKYIKIPGNTIKRTGKFSAKVRPHRNVEYEYEFEVVSDVATEEANTEA
- the lysS gene encoding lysine--tRNA ligase, whose product is MSLSEQEIIRREKLQKLTEMGINAFPADEYKITDTTKSIKNDFAEGKKVKIAGRLMSRRIQGKASFAELQDSEGRIQVYFNRDEICTGEDKTLYNEVYKHLLDIGDIIGVEGELFKTQVGEMTVMVKNFTLLTKALRPLPQPRTDENGVIHDAFNDPELRYRQRYVDLTVNPHVKEIFVKRTKLFNAMREFFNNAGYFEVETPILQAIPGGAAARPFITHHNALDIPLYMRIANELYLKRLIVGGFDGVYEFSKNFRNEGMDRTHNPEFTAMEIYVAYKDYNWMMDFTEKLLEFCAVSVNGTPESQFGEHTINWKAPYPRVSMTEAIQKFTGFDITGKNEDELRDFAKSIGIEVDETMGKGKLIDEIFGEKCEGNFIQPTFITDYPIEMSPLTKKHRSKEGLTERFELMVCGKEIANAYSELNDPIDQRERFESQMALSERGDDEAMFIDQDFLRALEYGMPPTSGLGIGMDRLIMFLTNNASIQEVLFFPQMRPEKAVPKVELNEDDKIIIEILEKNGGEMSLAEVKTQSQFSGKKWDKTSKNLTKLNVVKVEKTDDDLLMKLV
- the lipB gene encoding lipoyl(octanoyl) transferase LipB yields the protein MNASQNKKIKFEELGLKNYLEAFEYQQSLMDEIIAIKIKNRENEDQEPETTPNYLLFVEHPHVYTLGKSGDEHNMLANESKLKEIDATFVKTNRGGDITYHGFGQLVGYPILDLDNFKSDIHLYMRNLEEVIIRTIAEYGLKGERSVGETGVWLDVGKPYARKICALGVKTSKWVTMHGFAININTDLRYFEYIIPCGIKDKAVTSLKRELEREFTTTEVEEVKEKIKKHFQDVFEAELF